One part of the Glycine max cultivar Williams 82 chromosome 14, Glycine_max_v4.0, whole genome shotgun sequence genome encodes these proteins:
- the LOC100802636 gene encoding serine/threonine-protein kinase RIPK, which yields MNQMSTKRNTWKSVILILSCYKVKCSLEESEKQVLKQGSFQRLCLSDVSNSSSTQAIEDISISFAGSKLYAFTLEELREATNSFSWSNMLGEGGFGPVYKGFLDDKLRSGLKAQTIAVKRLDLDGLQGHREWLAEIIFLGQLRHPHLVKLIGYCYEDEHRLLMYEYMPRGSLENQLFRKYSAAMPWSTRMKIALGAAKGLTFLHEADKPVIYRDFKASNILLDSDFTAKLSDFGLAKDGPEGEDTHVTTRIMGTQGYAAPEYIMTGHLTTKSDVYSYGVVLLELLTGRRVVDKSQSNGRKSLVEWARPLLRDQKKVYSIIDRRLEGQFPMKGAMKVAMLAFKCLSHHPNARPSMSDVVKVLEPLQDYDDVFIGPFVYVAVSENGDKHKI from the exons CTTGATCCTAAGTTGTTACAAGGTTAAGTGTTCCTTGGAGGAATCAGAGAAACAGGTCTTAAAACAAGGTTCTTTCCAGAGGCTATGCCTATCTGATGTGAGCAATTCAAGCTCCACTCAGGCCATTGAAGATATTTCAATTTCATTCGCTGGCTCAAAGCTCTATGCATTCACACTTGAGGAGCTAAGGGAAGCAACAAACAGTTTCTCATGGAGTAACATGCTAGGTGAAGGAGGGTTTGGACCTGTTTACAAGGGTTTTCTTGATGACAAACTTAGGTCTGGTTTGAAGGCTCAGACTATAGCTGTGAAAAGGTTGGACTTGGATGGCTTGCAAGGTCACAGGGAGTGGCTG gCAGAGATTATATTTCTTGGACAACTAAGGCATCCGCATCTTGTCAAGTTAATTGGGTACTGTTATGAGGATGAACATAGGCTTTTGATGTATGAATACATGCCAAGAGGCAGCTTGGAGAATCAACTATTCAGAA AATACTCTGCCGCCATGCCATGGTCAACTAGGATGAAAATTGCATTAGGAGCTGCCAAGGGTCTGACCTTCCTACACGAAGCAGATAAGCCTGTAATATATCGCGATTTCAAAGCTTCAAACATTTTACTAGACTCA GATTTCACAGCTAAACTCTCTGATTTTGGGCTAGCTAAGGATGGCCCTGAAGGGGAAGACACACACGTAACAACACGCATAATGGGAACACAAGGTTATGCTGCTCCTGAGTACATCATGACAG GTCACCTTACAACCAAGAGTGATGTGTATAGCTATGGAGTGGTGCTGTTGGAATTGCTTACAGGAAGACGAGTAGTGGATAAATCTCAGTCAAATGGAAGGAAGAGCTTGGTGGAATGGGCAAGGCCTTTGTTGAGAGATCAGAAAAAGGTGTACAGCATCATAGATCGTAGACTAGAAGGGCAATTTCCCATGAAAGGAGCCATGAAAGTTGCTATGTTGGCTTTTAAATGCTTGAGTCATCACCCAAATGCAAGGCCCTCTATGAGTGATGTGGTGAAGGTATTGGAGCCACTTCAGGACTATGATGATGTTTTCATTGGACCATTTGTGTATGTTGCCGTAAGTGAAAATGGTGacaaacataaaatatag